The Papaver somniferum cultivar HN1 chromosome 3, ASM357369v1, whole genome shotgun sequence genome includes a region encoding these proteins:
- the LOC113356208 gene encoding DNA ligase 1-like produces MEELHDTESPKKKMEEVEQGSDFEKQITTAMKARVGHFKDQADSLTFEGVRRVIEKDLGMETFALDVHKRFVKNCLQECFERANQESASKSSEETTETISHQTKVGKQELTEGLQTKVSNSEDEEKTVGSPATGLLAGDGTKQNEVEDTHIDKSEKALTEDTIENAIKKRASYFRANSARITLAGVRRLLEEDLKVEKNALNPFKKFVSAELDKVLASAEIAEPATKGKNQKPKKESNIKKSAKVSSEGSSDASESEVEEVDDDDEVKPKKKPTLKRKLQTSGGPKNLKRPAKETKITSNKKMKPEEPISEGSNGANDGGNTSDDVNSQSSAEGEHVKKKKDVPTVVHGKRVEHLKSVIKSCGMSISPNVYKKAKQAPESKREAYLVKELEDLLAKEGLSANPSEKEIKAVRKKKERTKELEGINLDNIVSSSRRRSSSNFIMPPKPKIESDEEEDSEDEADDDEDDDDSNSDEYDEEVEEESE; encoded by the exons ATGGAAGAGTTGCATGATACTGAGAGCCCAAAAAAGAAGATGGAGGAAGTAGAACAAGGATCAGATTTCGAGAAGCAAATAACTACCGCTATGAAAGCACGAGTTGGCCATTTCAAAGATCAAGCTGA TTCGCTGACTTTTGAAGGGGTTCGAAGAGTTATAGAGAAGGACTTGGGGATGGAGACCTTCGCGTTGGATGTTCACAAGAGATTTGTGAAAAATTGTTTACAGGAG TGCTTTGAAAGGGCCAACCAGGAGAGTGCATCTAAGAGTTCGGAGGAGACTACAGAGACGATTTCTCACCAGACAAAGGTTGGAAAACAAGAGCTTACGGAAGGGCTTCAGACAAAGGTGTCTAATTCTGAAGATGAAGAGAAAACTGTAGGATCTCCAGCTACAGGCCTTCTGGCAGGGGACGGAACAAAGCAAAATGAAGTTGAAGATACTCACATAGATAAATCTGAAAAAGCTCTGACCGAGGACACTATAGAAAATGCTATTAAAAAAAGGGCTTCTTATTTCAGAGCTAATTCTGC TCGTATTACCTTGGCGGGGGTTCGTCGTCTCTTGGAAGAAGATCTTAAAGTAGAGAAAAATGCTCTTAATCCCTTCAAAAAATTTGTTAGTGCAGAATTAGATAAA GTATTAGCAAGCGCTGAAATTGCTGAACCTGCAACGAAAGGCAAGAACCAAAAACCGAAAAAAGAATCTAATATCAAGAAGTCTGCAAAGGTCAGCAGTGAGGGAAGTTCAGATGCATCTGAAAGTGAGGTCGAGGAggtggatgatgatgatgaagtaaaGCCAAAGAAAAAGCCAACTCTGAAAAGAAAATTACAGACTTCTGGAGGGCCAAAGAACCTAAAAAGACCTGCGAAGGAGACTAAAATAACGagcaacaagaagatgaaacccgAGGAACCCATTTCTGAGGGAAGTAATGGTGCAAACGATGGGGGAAACACCTCTGATGATGTAAATTCTCAGTCTTCTGCAGAAGGAGAGCATGTTAAG AAGAAAAAGGATGTTCCAACAGTCGTGCATGGTAAGCGCGTTGAGCACCTGAAATCAGTAATTAAATCATGTGGAATGAG TATTTCCCCCAATGTTTACAAGAAAGCCAAACAGGCACCTGAGAGCAAACGCGAGGCCTATCTTGTAAAGGAGTTGGAGGATCTGCTTGCTAAGGAAGGATTATCTGCAAACCCTTCTGAGAAAG AAATCAAGGCtgtgagaaagaaaaaagaaaggacaAAAGAACTTGAAGGCATTAACCTTGACAACATAGTCTCAAGTTCTCGCAGAAGGTCCTCGTCCAATTTTATAATGCCACCAAAGCCAAAGATTGAGagtgatgaggaagaagatagcGAAGATGAGGCTGATGACGATGAAGATGACGATGACAGCAACAGCGACGAGTATGATGAGG AAGTTGAAGAGGAGAGTGAGTGA